cacacggacacggggagaacatgcaaactccgcacagaaaggccctcgccggccccggggctcgaacccaggaccttcttgctgtgaggcgacagcgctaaccactacaccaccgtgccacccgcacaGCTCGTTatgtgagatggaatttttttagcacgatcaacaATTTGAGGAAAAATCTGGACGTTATCAtaaacatggtggaaagatcatggacacgtTTACTTCTCAagctcactgatatttcatgatatccttgtcaacctttgtttcttacgctttcattttgctattttgtatctaaacgcgcgtttgagaagtcacatgaggtgtcgataatagtgatcactttcactggtgtccaccattatcgacaccctgtggaattaagtggtttttacaactgttatggatcgatctttgtgcaacattgttgaagtagatgaagtactttaaaaaaaaaaaaaatacaagtgctgtgatttattattttttttctgattcataacagaatggaatgtttatttgaaattctattgcaataaatagaattagaccagaattaaattcctagcatataaaaaattacatactTGAAGTATTcatatttttctattccattcagtttttttttttttcagtttgttgtaaataggtcctgggttcgagccccggggccggcgagggcctttctgtgtggagtttgcatgttctccccgtgtccgcgtgggtttcccccacagtccaaagacatgcaggttaggttaactggtgactctaaattgaccgtaggtgtgaatgtgagtgtgaatggttgtctgtgtctatgtgtcagccctgtgatgacctggcgactcgtccagggtgtaccctgcctttcgcccgtagtcagctgggataggctccagcttgcctgcgaccctgtagaaggataaagcggctagagataatgagatgagatgagtttgttgtaaatatctaccacatattacaatatcagtagacattttatattttggtttgaggaaaatGTGGTTACAAGGTCAATTGCTTgacatttctagttttgtagtttaccagtaaataaaaaaaaaaaagtgcgatctacaaaaatacttagaaagtggaacaaagattttctgacacaggttaaacattatcagttcatttgtttacaaacattaattacttcctcatttacataaacaccgacatccatatatttatataagagattttgtactaaatacaagtctatggaaaacaaattttaaacagttttgttaataccacataccgatttatttttcataaataatcatctggatgtcgataattgtggaacggtgtcacgtgatctgatacgccaagtcagcgtttctcaaccttttttcagtcacggcacccttcagaagtatgcaaatcctcaaggcacccccatataaaatatacacagtcacgctgaccatacgctgaccccggcagtgacgttgtgacatgggaaagggggccgtgagacaaattttgatgatgcatgaggtggcgatgatctgcattagtgtaactatcgttttttggaattttaattcattttatttatttcaatgttagaatatataatttttttgacggcaccccggttgagagaggctgcgctaagtaatcgggaaatgGCGCGTTTTTTCCCCAGtgcaagtttgagtaattattcatgcacaatttatatgttaagtctttttcttcttttgcaaCGGCCCAAAGATCAAGGTgtctaattgtagccaccgctctagttatgtaaatagaatagaaaaaaaagaatctaaaatatacaaatttgaaaagtggacctATTtaaggagtgtgtgcatgggttgtttaagCTGGAATATGCAATAATAGGTCAGAAGatgaagagtcatgacatgaaaTGCACTGATCTGATGTTTTTAACACAATGTCCAAGTGTTGAGTTTCAACGAATGAAGGCACCCAGTAACAGCTCTAGCTCCGTACCAGCTTCTGATGCAAATACAAAGATGTCATGACCATAGATAGTGATGTGTTCTGTGTAAAGAATTAAACATGACCCGGTGTGCTAGTTTCCCTTTAACGTCAGTGATGGGGTGATGCAGTCTGACCCGGAAGAGTGGCTGTTACCACCTCTTAAAAGTtgattaattatttattattttaaaaacacCATGGCCCaaagtgttttctttctcttataGCAGTTTGCTAGTggttacaattattatttattaacgAGGAGAGTCATTTGAGGTAAAGGTTTTGGGTCTGTGGAGAAAAACTTCTCAGAAGATGAGGTCATTTTATTGTTAACTTTCTTGTTTTGTGAAACCCAAGAAATATAAACTAGTCACGTTTTGTTTTGACAGCTTTGTGTTTGTCACTGAAAATGCCTTAGGaatatagcctggcaagccagactaaatgtgaatatttagtctggcctcgctcgtagacatttccgaagggtgtgggaggaacaagccgctctttcaaactgtctctgtgcgcataggccaacgctctgaccaatcagcgcaacagtgactgtgacgtagtccagggtctctgcacatttctgaccagcaaaaataatactttttcagaccattttaagaccactgagtataaaaaaataagaccactaccgcggaacaaatacgtacagtaaaaaaaaaaaagcacactctaggttaagttcaaagcattttttttaataaataagtgcatcttcagtttacaaaacagaacattagctgccttctcgatattttaatagtagggtactgctgtaaacataaacagtgaggaaacaaattgatcttcagttaacaaaacagaacattaactgccttctcgatattttaatagtagggtgcATGTGAAATATTTGAATTAGGAAGGTTAAATAAGAGACATAAGCCTACAGAAAAaaatcacactcacacactctctcactagaGGTCCTCATAACCAAGTCAAACAGTTGCAAAAGTTGCTTACCAATTACAGTATTAATTTCCCATTTACATGAAACACTGAAAACAAGACGTTTATCCTTATCTTAATTTGTTAGGTTGGTGGAAGCCTACCTTGAAGTTTTCCAGCAAGTCCTCAGCAGTTGAGTGGCCCATATACTGTGATCCGAGATACCGGGACTGCACCCGAGAACCAGTCTCATCCGTCACCCAATACCTCACGTGAATGTCGAGCTGCTTGCGCTTGGTGGTTCGATTCATAGACTCATCAAACATGACAACGAAGCTGCCTTGATTGACGGTAGCCAGAAGTTCACGTTTGATAAATGGAGCCAGACCAAATCGCGCTAGATACGATGTCTTGTCTTTCCCACAAGTAAACGATTTGGCATACTCGGAATCAGGGAAcattgcctggaagactgcgcccACACCTTCATTTGAAGTGGTGTCGGGTAATCGtctgcagaacccacagtatttctgccttcagcgtagcggttggggcgaatgccgcgaaagcacttgtgctgggacccggagacactaaagctggcgttgcactttttgtgaccgtagaggcgaacattggcatggggactgttgttgcccgactagcagcatagcgcatatgcttttcccctttcgagtgagcgtcaagggctttacagcccattgttaacttgatgtctttccgacataccttacatctcgcttcatattctgaagttgctgttgttagccaacttttgtattttggctcctcaagccacttgttactaaacttacacttccccatctccgttcatgttcaagttcaaccacttcttcctcatctgctctactctcaatggttctactacatggataaaagaacacactgccccctgtggcgtggttcctgcgctattagagctagtgctagacacacaacggctcttgtgctacttgttcagcatcttgataacaaacgacgctggttgaataaataatgttagcgcggaaaaaaaatccagacgtttttttttttttttcatttaccgtaggctacccggatgaaatttaatacctcccatgtgaaatttaataccatagctcaaaaaatagcgaaatataatgctttttaagaccttaaacacatattaaaaataagactttttaaggatccgcggagaccctggtagtcagagcgacagaaagcagtgggggaggccttgaaataaataatttttcaaaatgcgtattaattaacaggttctagatattaagaagtttggagataatgaccacaagtttggagtctgtaccacatacttaacatacactttttttcaagggtttgcttaaactgagtttttatttagtggtgtttggtgaaataatttcccttaaatttaaaataacgggaaaataagaaacaatcaaaaagtaatgtttcaaagctgtttattaattcttcgtactgcacaaactagccccatccttttggctacgagcggagccagctggtagatcagacttttgccatagccgatcggcaaaacagcgaaaacgtccttcttgaaaaggaatgagcggagagcctcttcctgctcatgtttcaacgaaaactccaagtctaattcttctaaaactgattccaaagtggagtcaaacgagcgctgttcactagccgtagccatctttcctgttgtgctttctccagcgtcgcgcagctttgtcgtcactcctgcgaaagcccgcccaaagaatccaaacaaaaaccttgcgttgtgattggcgggcacgatttgatgcccggggtgttttgttgatatggtgcgaggctagacccacttgtaggcaaaaatatttttggccgctaggcgggtgggtcgagTTTACTAGGCTATTAGGAATAGACATGCAGAGAAATTGTTCTTTGCCTCACTGGCCCGATTTGGGTTATATTAAGCCCCGGTGCACACAGGTGACTTCTCGTTGCAAgcatattgcgatttttggacgcaGGTTTCCCTTCTCGGGTAGCTGCGTGTACGCATTGTGTGCGACCAGTGGGCAATTTGGGGATGGGGAATGCAAGTCAtgtggaaatcacgtgactacttcgctggcagggattggcttagcctgtGGAGGTGAGCGCTTCATTATCGCAAAGAGACACATGGCGATATCTCTGCAGCAAGTCAGCGACTGgagctctttttctttttgttgcaggatatcaagcatgtttgatacctgtgaTCTGTtgcaagcaacaaaaaaatcgCCGCCGCAAGTATCCGCACACGAAGCAATTTTTCGCTTGCAtcaaaaagttgcacgaccaagCGATGGAAAATCGCCCGTGTGTGCTGGACTTTAGTTTATCAGGGGGTTGTTTAGTGGTGGTGTCCGTCTCTCCCACCCCCAGAGTGATAGTTTCTAGTGTGTTCTACGCACCCTTATGTTCGTGTCGCGTGGCCATATGATCATACGCCATTCACAACATGGCATCCAAGCAGTCGAAGAGGTGCTGGCATAGAGAAGACACTGGCTCTTTCAGTCTGGGGTGAACCCGTGTTCCAGCAAGAATTtgaaaatacaataaaacaaTCACAAAGTATACAGGAAGCAGCCATTTTTCATTTCGCCTCTCGGGGAGCGTTTAATATCCGGCTTAGGACTGCTGATGCATGTACTACGAGACTGAATATGGCAAGTAGCAGCAGCCAAACATGACCTCCTTTTCCATCCAATTTGAGGCGACAACTGCATAGAAAACCACAATATGCATCTGGGTGAGACTAAAATTATGAAACGACTGCTGAGCTTGGCGGAAAGCAGAAGGTAATTCGGTCTGTAATTTCCCCAGAGGATGATGAAGGAAAAACACTGACACGGCCGATCCGGATAGCGGACAAGTCACAGGGCGTCTGTAAAACAGGAATCAATCCCATGTAAATTTAATCCTTGTTTGGATAGGGCTATAGAAAATTAACCACCACGACCTGACCAGTCGCAGTCGAGAACAGATCTGTGGTATAAATTAGTTTGTTATTGTATTGTCTGAGAACTTCATGTTTCTGATATCAAACACATTGTTGAGTAGGAAAATGTGTATTCTGCCCTTCAGTGTTTCAAGCCAGTATTGAGAGAAGTGAGTGCCCAAGGGTTCTTTGCATTTATGGACAATGCTGACtaaatgtggtgtgtgtgtgtatttcaggCTCATGTCGAGACTCTAGAGGGTCTATGTGCGGAGGACCAGGTGCTCCTCCTGTCTGGTACCCCTCTTGAAGATGCCGCTACCCTTGTGAGCTGTGGGATTTCAGAGCACTGCACTCTGGAGGTTGTTGGCAGGCTTCTGGGAGGCAAGTACATGAATTTTAGACGCCACTGTTTGCTGTGCGGACCTACTCTTTTCAGCCATAAGGAGTGTTTTAAGGAACCATTATTGGAGGTTCATTTGCTAATTATAAATTGGTGAAGATGACTGGAGCCACGTAAAGCAAGTGGAACCTGACGTGGCTCCTGTGGCCATGCCAGCCATTTGCAGAGATGATTGGTTATCCTTGTAGTAAAGTGTTGAATAATGAGGTTTCTGTttaacaaaatttttttttctctttctaggTAAGGTCCACGGTTCTCTGGCTCGTGCTGGAAAAGTACGAGGACAGACACCCAAGGTGAGTTCAAAGGGCTTTATTATAAATATTGGCCCATGCCTTCTCTAGTCACTACTAGGAATGGCTCATGATTTCCAAATAGTTATTAAAACAAGTTTATGCAACTACCATCTTGTTTTAAGGGCCCGGTCCTACAACACCAATAATTACAACTATgggcccttttcagtcacgtgacctttgtaaatgcgaccgccattttggacatgtagtggacttcggctcaaatcggtttgaatgcgaggaaggcgacaaacataaaagaaaaaggagcgagatgcagaaaactgtatttactagtttactgtaattatgatctggcagctatttacaccggatccagtgtaaatagctgccggagccaacgtccggccgggccgcgagcgagcgtgctccggaacctcggacgttggctccggcggctatttacgcTGGATcctgtgtaaatagctgccagatcataattacagtaaactagaatggaatgttaacagcaatgtaatgccttttctggctaattttattcgtcttacctccaacaaagtggtcactacacaagcgctggtgtgccgctatccatcttctccgtcggtcagcatctaccgggatccgataaaatgataacccttgccttgtttgttgatggttactacatccaggtgcacaacaacatagtggcatgatggaagtcttgctgaaaataaacactttctttgctgccgttcctcaatgctggctgtggtaaactactggtccaaaatggcggccgcgtttgtcgtgacgtcacgtgaaaagggtccataccgctgcctgaatttagttccagtctggagcagtcatacCACAACTACAATCCTGACTATAACCTCAGTTGGTCCTGCTACTCAAGCAAAGAAAAATacgtggtggttgatttttcgtgGGAAAACGTTGCGGTTGTATGCTGTttatgtgcacagcttttgatgCCCATCTTTGACGCCTATTATCAGCTTTTcgtcgctgtcagttcaaaacctgctatgtgacaatttaggtcaaattgggttctctatgctgattggtcagttttgacctcgtgcttccatttatgctaattagaaaagctaataatagaacaagtactggcttctcagcttatttcagagttttattcagtttttttttacgtctcctgtaaaaaagggaaaatgtcacatagcaggtttcgaCCCGACAGCGACGTTTTCctccatgatgcaacaaggatgtacgaagatgcccggggaaaaatagcacgtgctcagacaacgtcacatgcaaACAATTACCTGCTTGGtccgatgttttatcggatcaggtccaggtctggaaaaatcgctccaaaagcaatctcaccaatacggataaacccaggcgtgggctataggtatcattatcggtctggtgtgagcaccgaccacacaAGCTGCAGGGGATGGATT
This Neoarius graeffei isolate fNeoGra1 chromosome 3, fNeoGra1.pri, whole genome shotgun sequence DNA region includes the following protein-coding sequences:
- the faua gene encoding FAU ubiquitin like and ribosomal protein S30 fusion a, with translation MQLFVRAQNLHTLEVTGRETVQDIKAHVETLEGLCAEDQVLLLSGTPLEDAATLVSCGISEHCTLEVVGRLLGGKVHGSLARAGKVRGQTPKVDKQEKKKKKTGRAKRRIQYNRRFVNVVPTFGKKKGPNANS